From Rhodamnia argentea isolate NSW1041297 chromosome 10, ASM2092103v1, whole genome shotgun sequence, a single genomic window includes:
- the LOC115742656 gene encoding putative glycerol-3-phosphate transporter 1, with amino-acid sequence MGSLPEPGPDCNRTKPLGIRFLEHIKKGSLPFRSHQAIVLVVTFLAYTSYHAARKTTSVVKSALDPKSPDVGLKLVPWKASYFFNPPASTTLSSALGNGWAPFNGSDGTTLLGQLDVAFLLVYAIGMYFSGHLGDRMNLRIFLAVGMIGTGLFTSLFGAGYWANIHSFYFFLIMQVLAGLFQSTGWPSVVAVVGNWFGKSKRGLIMGIWNAHTSLGNILGSLIASALLTYGWGWSFVVPGLLIAFIGLVVFLFLPVSPESVGAERDTDEFYSPRKNGESVKEPLLRAESDDEEKAVGFMEAWRIPGVAPFAFCLLFAKLVAYTFLYWLPFYISHTAIDGKYLSSGAAGNLSTLFDIGGIVGGILAGHISDHLNARAITAASFMYCAIPALFFFRSYGHLSLTINMALMFITGMFVNGPYALITTAVSADLGTHSSLKGNSRALATVTAIIDGTGSVGAAIGPLLTGYISAKSWSAVFTMLMSAALVAGLFLTKLVVAEVTAKLEHSRHKERLHQDLP; translated from the exons ATGGGGTCACTTCCAGAACCAGGCCCTGATTGCAATCGTACCAAGCCGCTCGGGATTCGTTTTTTAGAACACATAAAGAAGGGTAGTCTTCCCTTTCGAAGTCACCAAGCCATCGTCTTGGTTGTTACGTTTCTTGCCTACACAAGCTACCATGCCGCTCGGAAAACTACCAGTGTTGTGAAAAGCGCCCTCGATCCCAAGTCACCTGATGTGGGATTGAAACTTGTTCCATGGAAGGCCAGTTACTTCTTTAACCCACCTGCAAGCACGACATTATCATCGGCCCTTGGAAATGGTTGGGCTCCGTTTAACGGATCTGATGGCACTACATTGCTTGGTCAACTTGATGTTGCTTTTCTCCTAGTGTATGCTATTGGAATGTACTTCTCAGGGCACTTGGGCGATCGAATGAATTTGAGAATATTCCTAGCAGTCGGAATGATCGGAACCGGTTTGTTCACATCGCTATTCGGTGCAGGATACTGGGCTAATATTCATAGCTTTTATTTCTTCCTAATCATGCAAGTGCTTGCTGGTCTGTTCCAGTCAACAGGGTGGCCTTCGGTTGTTGCTGTGGTTGGTAACTGGTTTGGCAAGAGCAAGAGAGGGCTGATCATGGGCATATGGAATGCTCACACTTCTCTTGGCAACATTTTGGGTTCTTTGATCGCTTCTGCTTTGTTAACCTATGGCTGGGGCTGGTCATTTGTTGTGCCTGGTCTTTTGATTGCATTTATCGGTTTGGTCGTTTTCTTGTTTCTGCCAGTCAGTCCTGAATCTGTTGGAGCTGAGAGAGACACAGACGAGTTTTATTCGCCTAGGAAAAATGGCGAGAGCGTGAAGGAACCTCTGTTGAGAGCAGAGTCAGATGACGAGGAAAAAGCTGTAGGGTTCATGGAAGCATGGAGGATTCCAGGAGTGGCGCCTTTTGCATTTTGCCTCTTATTCGCCAAATTGGTTGCTTACACATTCCTCTATTGGCTTCCTTTCTACATTAGCCATACAG CTATAGATGGCAAGTATTTATCCAGTGGGGCTGCTGGAAATCTGTCTACATTGTTCGACATTGGAGGGATCGTGGGCGGAATTCTAGCAGGCCACATTTCTGATCACCTCAATGCCAGGGCAATAACAGCTGCAAGTTTCATGTACTGTGCCATCCctgctctcttcttctttagAAGCTATGGTCACCTCTCGTTGACCATAAACATGGCTCTCATGTTCATCACTGGTATGTTTGTGAACGGACCCTACGCTCTCATAACAACAGCGGTCTCGGCCGACTTGGGAACCCACAGCTCTTTAAAAGGGAACTCAAGGGCGCTGGCGACCGTTACCGCCATCATAGATGGGACAGGCTCTGTTGGAGCTGCAATTGGACCTCTGTTGACAGGTTATATATCCGCTAAGAGCTGGAGTGCTGTTTTCACAATGCTGATGTCTGCAGCTTTGGTCGCGGGGTTGTTCCTCACAAAACTCGTCGTGGCTGAAGTCACTGCAAAGCTCGAACATTCGAGGCACAAGGAGAGACTTCATCAAGATCTCCCTTGA
- the LOC115742657 gene encoding BAG family molecular chaperone regulator 7: MSLLRRLDIMDPFFCPPPSFVAETSVFAPRAFTFPSFLDGPEDICLALDLLSPNPTNFDLLDSVEDLVQIERTPCFSSYRRVLQRVRPESYDLQSLCYRVSALESRFDRLVSPRGAASDRKYTWTAEIEGKEADRKYKWTAEIKAGKKEKEKEKHHHLHHHLLHHHGGAKSYKWTAEIKEKGEEGYTRTYTWRSSTGGGDESEAKSHKDKKEKKKEKKKGDKFATRAVEIEEPSGHEAVVLRQAFAKRAGTNRKAKGKKKDLSPLDAALMIQMSFRAYLIRRSQALRALRELAVAKSKLKEIRAFFNNFSYRRRVAHDAEERQRFAEKIIVLLLTVDAIEGADVMVRAAKKSMIDELEAMLEVVDPHPPDKSLSMRRRTFDVPDGVIQKEIADGVAQIVKMLDQEENSTTASET; encoded by the exons ATGAGTCTACTCAGGCGACTCGACATCATGGACCCTTTCTTCTGCCCGCCCCCTTCCTTCGTCGCCGAGACCTCCGTTTTCGCTCCCAGAGCTTTCACATTCCCTTCCTTCTTGGACGGGCCTGAAGACATCTGCCTCGCGCTCGACCTCCTGAGCCCTAACCCTACCAACTTCGACCTCCTCGACAGCGTCGAGGACTTGGTCCAGATCGAGAGGACCCCGTGCTTCAGCTCCTACCGGAGGGTCCTCCAGCGAGTGAGGCCCGAGTCCTACGACTTGCAGTCTCTCTGCTATCGCGTCTCGGCTCTCGAGTCGCGCTTCGACCGCCTGGTGAGCCCACGGGGCGCCGCCTCCGATCGGAAGTACACCTGGACGGCGGAGATCGAGGGGAAGGAGGCGGACCGGAAGTACAAATGGACGGCGGAGATCAAAGCcgggaagaaggagaaggagaaggagaagcatcatcatctccatcatcaccTTCTCCACCACCACGGTGGAGCGAAGAGCTATAAGTGGACTGCGGAGATCAAGGAGAAGGGCGAGGAGGGGTATACACGGACCTACACGTGGAGGTCCTCGACAGGTGGGGGCGACGAAAGCGAGGCCAAATCGCACAAggacaagaaggagaagaagaaggagaagaagaagggggatAAGTTCGCCACTCGTGCGGTGGAGATCGAAGAGCCTAGTGGTCATGAAGCTGTAGTTTTGAGACAG GCTTTTGCCAAGAGAGCTGGGACTAACCGGAAGgcaaagggaaagaagaaggaCCTTTCTCCTCTAGATGCAGCTTTAATGATTCAGATGAGCTTCAGAGCTTATCTAATCCGTAGATCCCAGGCTCTTCGCGCCCTTAGAGAGCTGGCAGTAGCCAAGTCTAAGTTAAAGGAAATTCGGGCGTTTTTCAATAATTTCTCCTATCGTCGTCGTGTTGCTCATGATGCCGAGGAGCGTCAAAGGTTCGCCGAGAAGATCATTGTTCTGCTCCTAACTGTTGATGCCATTGAG GGAGCTGATGTAATGGTGCGGGCTGCAAAGAAATCGATGATAGACGAGCTGGAAGCAATGCTAGAAGTGGTGGACCCCCATCCCCCGGATAAATCACTTTCCATGAGGAGAAGGACCTTTGATGTGCCTGATGGGGTCATCCAGAAGGAAATTGCAGATGGCGTGGCACAAATTGTGAAAATGCTCGACCAGGAGGAGAATAGCACCACCGCCTCAGAGACATAA